In one Rhopalosiphum padi isolate XX-2018 chromosome 3, ASM2088224v1, whole genome shotgun sequence genomic region, the following are encoded:
- the LOC132926668 gene encoding uncharacterized protein LOC132926668 isoform X1 translates to MATYSVVHFFGDNSVAAVPRFWYSDKKSTCAWPKKPHNTKKLIEQCSIPNKIEYEYLEARVMSSGIESLAAAKQKAKKAMYISDLDEDEIKPKTKKLKTSIDCPVFSENYIAPENLSENSLHLPGSNIKKCETVVSQPFAASKQPLIDKSPVSISGWSPSPLKAAAKDHIKNASTDKISLKTIDSCTKKVISTTVSRKLEFGDYKDKPCKYYNKKINFDMLSDEESFGTPIMKNKVSPFINKVTHNNEQTLKSNTNDRKKSCTPLQTIDSGSRICSNSAVDNGTQKILKSILKNMVYIQTDIKHLSMQQKEILSKLDSTSMLKNSIKCSSNNEFLDNFNWPINELEYLEVIEEKIKDQDMRDYLVNDLSHLGGNSIKAIIKRIVYKLFTDVLLSNFSFTGKKGKQKFCKLNLCSVIFDAVKNQTKVKNVDQNEMEERLKYHLAQAPFNVKRLNDKISESV, encoded by the exons ATGGCCACATATTCTGTTGTTCATTTTTTTGGAGATAATAGTGTAGCAGCCGTTCCAAGATTTTGGTATTCAGATAAAAAAAGTACTTGCGCATGGCCAAAAAAACCTCACAATACCAAAAAATTGATCGAGCAATGTAGCATACCCAACAAAATTGAATATGAGTATTTAGAAGCAAGAGTAATGAGCTCAGGAATAg AATCTTTAGCAGCTGCAAAACAAAAAGCTAAAAAAGCCATGTACATTTCCGATCTTGATGAAGATGAAATTAAACCTAAgactaaaaaacttaaaacatcaATTGATTGCCCCGTTTTTTcag aaaattatattgctCCTGAAAATCTGTCCGAAAATTCTCTACATTTACCTGGAAGTAATATAAAGAAATGTGAAACTGTAGTCAGTCAACCTTTTGCTGCTTCAAAGCAGCCTTTAATTGATAAGTCACCTGTTTCAATTAGTGGTTGGTCACCATCACCTCTAAAAGCTGCTGCTAAag ACCACATAAAAAATGCATCTAcggataaaatatcattaaaaacaatcgATTCATGTACTAAAAAAGTTATCTCCACTACAG TTTCAAGAAAACTTGAATTTGGTGATTATAAAGACAAaccatgtaaatatt acaacaaaaaaataaattttgacatGCTGTCAGATGAAGAATCTTTTGGAACaccaattatgaaaaataaagtttCTCCAT tTATAAACAAAGTTACACATAATAATGAACAAACATTAAAGTCCAATACCAATGAccgaaaaaaaa GTTGTACACCATTACAAACAATTGATAGCGGTTCTCGAATCTGTAGTAATTCGGCAGTTGATAATG gtactcaaaaaatattgaagtctatattaaaaaatatggtatacATTCAAACTGACATTAAACATCTAAGTATGCAACAAAAAGAAATTCTATCTAAACTAGATAGTACATCAATGTTAAAAAACAGTATTAAGTGTTCATCTAACAATGAATTCTTAGACAACTTCAACTGGCCAATAAATGAACTTGAATATCTTGAAGTTatcgaagaaaaaataaaagatcaAGATATGCGTGACTATTTG gtAAATGACTTGTCACATTTGGGAGGAAATTCTATAAAAGCTATTATAAAgagaatagtttataaattatttactgatgTCTTACTATCCAATTTTTCATTTACTGGCAAAAAGGGGAAACAGAAGTTTTGTAAACTAAATTTATGTTCTGTTATTTTTG ATGCTGTTAAAAATCAAACCAAGGTGAAGAATGTCGACCAAAATGAAATGGAGGAACGATTGAAATACCATTTAGCACAAGCTCCGTTTAATGTAAAaagattaaatgataaaattagtgaaagtgtataa
- the LOC132926668 gene encoding uncharacterized protein LOC132926668 isoform X2, with translation MATYSVVHFFGDNSVAAVPRFWYSDKKSTCAWPKKPHNTKKLIEQCSIPNKIEYEYLEARVMSSGIESLAAAKQKAKKAMYISDLDEDEIKPKTKKLKTSIDCPVFSENYIAPENLSENSLHLPGSNIKKCETVVSQPFAASKQPLIDKSPVSISGWSPSPLKAAAKDHIKNASTDKISLKTIDSCTKKVISTTVSRKLEFGDYKDKPYNKKINFDMLSDEESFGTPIMKNKVSPFINKVTHNNEQTLKSNTNDRKKSCTPLQTIDSGSRICSNSAVDNGTQKILKSILKNMVYIQTDIKHLSMQQKEILSKLDSTSMLKNSIKCSSNNEFLDNFNWPINELEYLEVIEEKIKDQDMRDYLVNDLSHLGGNSIKAIIKRIVYKLFTDVLLSNFSFTGKKGKQKFCKLNLCSVIFDAVKNQTKVKNVDQNEMEERLKYHLAQAPFNVKRLNDKISESV, from the exons ATGGCCACATATTCTGTTGTTCATTTTTTTGGAGATAATAGTGTAGCAGCCGTTCCAAGATTTTGGTATTCAGATAAAAAAAGTACTTGCGCATGGCCAAAAAAACCTCACAATACCAAAAAATTGATCGAGCAATGTAGCATACCCAACAAAATTGAATATGAGTATTTAGAAGCAAGAGTAATGAGCTCAGGAATAg AATCTTTAGCAGCTGCAAAACAAAAAGCTAAAAAAGCCATGTACATTTCCGATCTTGATGAAGATGAAATTAAACCTAAgactaaaaaacttaaaacatcaATTGATTGCCCCGTTTTTTcag aaaattatattgctCCTGAAAATCTGTCCGAAAATTCTCTACATTTACCTGGAAGTAATATAAAGAAATGTGAAACTGTAGTCAGTCAACCTTTTGCTGCTTCAAAGCAGCCTTTAATTGATAAGTCACCTGTTTCAATTAGTGGTTGGTCACCATCACCTCTAAAAGCTGCTGCTAAag ACCACATAAAAAATGCATCTAcggataaaatatcattaaaaacaatcgATTCATGTACTAAAAAAGTTATCTCCACTACAG TTTCAAGAAAACTTGAATTTGGTGATTATAAAGACAAaccat acaacaaaaaaataaattttgacatGCTGTCAGATGAAGAATCTTTTGGAACaccaattatgaaaaataaagtttCTCCAT tTATAAACAAAGTTACACATAATAATGAACAAACATTAAAGTCCAATACCAATGAccgaaaaaaaa GTTGTACACCATTACAAACAATTGATAGCGGTTCTCGAATCTGTAGTAATTCGGCAGTTGATAATG gtactcaaaaaatattgaagtctatattaaaaaatatggtatacATTCAAACTGACATTAAACATCTAAGTATGCAACAAAAAGAAATTCTATCTAAACTAGATAGTACATCAATGTTAAAAAACAGTATTAAGTGTTCATCTAACAATGAATTCTTAGACAACTTCAACTGGCCAATAAATGAACTTGAATATCTTGAAGTTatcgaagaaaaaataaaagatcaAGATATGCGTGACTATTTG gtAAATGACTTGTCACATTTGGGAGGAAATTCTATAAAAGCTATTATAAAgagaatagtttataaattatttactgatgTCTTACTATCCAATTTTTCATTTACTGGCAAAAAGGGGAAACAGAAGTTTTGTAAACTAAATTTATGTTCTGTTATTTTTG ATGCTGTTAAAAATCAAACCAAGGTGAAGAATGTCGACCAAAATGAAATGGAGGAACGATTGAAATACCATTTAGCACAAGCTCCGTTTAATGTAAAaagattaaatgataaaattagtgaaagtgtataa